Within the Nitrospiraceae bacterium genome, the region CAAGGATATGGATTTGCATATTGGTATCTTCGAAATGTTGGCGGAATGACGGATATCCAAGCAAAGGACCAGATATGTGATGGTGGTGGGGATTTAGGAATAGATGCGATCGAGATAATCGATGAGCAAGTTGTTTTTTATCAGTTCAAGAATCCTGTGTCAGCCGAGAAATCACTTGAGGCGGGCGAGATCGACAAATTGATTTCTGGCTTGGAGCTTATCTTAAGCAGAAATCATAATAGAAACGCTAATCAGGAGCTTCTGTCTCGTCTAGAAGAGATATATAGTTTTACGCCTACCGGTTACAAAATTGTCGTCGCTGTTTCTAGCTTGGCAGAGATGCCTTCCGATGCAGTGTCAAAGTTAAACAGCTTTTGTCAACGGAACAGTGGTGTCGCAAAGGATTTATTTCGCTGGGAGTTTCAAAATTTAGAAGACGTTCACAATCGCTTTTATAGCGCACATCTTCCCACTCTTGAAGCCACGCTGGATCTGTCGCTGAATCGAGTCCCGTATATGACTAAAGTCGGAGATCATGAAACCTACATTTTTGATCTAAGCGGCGAATATCTTGCAAGGCTTTACGATGAACACGGCGAAAGTATTCTTCAGCAAAATGTAAGAATGTTTGAAGGAGACAAAGGTACAAATTTAGCTATAGCGCAAACCGCGTGCAATGTTGAGGAATCCAAAGATTTCTTTCATTTTAACAACGGGGTTTCTGTTATATGCGATACAGCAATTTTCCATCCATTCAACAATCGATTGAGTTTGGAGCGGCCACAGGTAGTTAATGGTGGCCAAACTATGCGGATCCTTCACCGGTGCTTCAGGAAAAGCGAATTGCAATCTGACGTTCACGTCGTTGTAAGAGTTATTACCACTGGAAAAGATAAACAGTTTGCTTCGAATGTTGCCGTGAACCTCAACAACCAAACTAGGGTGGACAACACCTTTTTGAGGTCAAATGACCCCAGAATCGTTCAA harbors:
- a CDS encoding AIPR family protein, with the protein product MTNNVPEILKLFKEQLNNQIGTIVKEHSFDTQGYGFAYWYLRNVGGMTDIQAKDQICDGGGDLGIDAIEIIDEQVVFYQFKNPVSAEKSLEAGEIDKLISGLELILSRNHNRNANQELLSRLEEIYSFTPTGYKIVVAVSSLAEMPSDAVSKLNSFCQRNSGVAKDLFRWEFQNLEDVHNRFYSAHLPTLEATLDLSLNRVPYMTKVGDHETYIFDLSGEYLARLYDEHGESILQQNVRMFEGDKGTNLAIAQTACNVEESKDFFHFNNGVSVICDTAIFHPFNNRLSLERPQVVNGGQTMRILHRCFRKSELQSDVHVVVRVITTGKDKQFASNVAVNLNNQTRVDNTFLRSNDPRIVQLLHSLTTLGYFLERRAGEIDAMLPDELKELENRFGSPLAKHIISLKDGMQAYVATYYHDPQLAKKDPARIFTDDGGSFSKILQSNLTAEKFRDSYELSRIVSAQVDRFKMLKRKRYSDEDERKRVYVQEIGSVIEPVFAELDAAIPQITVFGMAYLFEKHLQTSSEDLNSFVGAIGNNPGIVWSGFAELISAREALKIEKSWPTLLKSGSFYKDALTHLRQTWKASSDATCSN